In Rhodospirillaceae bacterium, a single window of DNA contains:
- a CDS encoding RidA family protein yields MADNGVKILDPDGAFKPTGTWSLGTRAGDFVFVAGMRGLDPKTNLLVEGVEARITQAFLNMQLIAKSEGATLQDAVRLVVYVTDMDLYRGVTNQVQEKLWDGGPFPPRTILEVAGLNQEDFFEVEGTFYAPQ; encoded by the coding sequence ATGGCGGATAATGGCGTTAAAATTTTAGATCCAGACGGTGCTTTTAAGCCGACTGGCACCTGGTCGTTGGGAACACGGGCCGGGGATTTCGTCTTTGTTGCCGGGATGCGAGGACTTGATCCCAAGACAAATCTACTGGTCGAGGGTGTCGAAGCGCGCATCACTCAGGCTTTTCTGAACATGCAGCTAATCGCCAAGTCCGAAGGTGCAACGCTTCAGGACGCTGTAAGATTAGTTGTCTATGTAACCGATATGGACCTTTATCGGGGTGTCACCAATCAGGTTCAGGAAAAGCTGTGGGACGGTGGCCCGTTTCCGCCACGTACAATCCTTGAGGTGGCAGGGCTCAATCAGGAAGATTTTTTCGAAGTTGAAGGTACGTTCTACGCGCCTCAATAG